Genomic DNA from Pigmentiphaga litoralis:
GAACGGGGACTGGTGCAGCGCCAGCGCGATGCCGCCGATCAGCGCACGCAGGTGCTGGCGCTGACGTCGGCCGGAACCTTGTTGTACCGGCGGGCGGCCGCCACGGTGGCGACGCTGGAGCGCGAGGCCACGGCAGTCCTGAGCGACAAGGAACTTGCCGAGCTGCTCAGGTTGCTGCGAAAACTGTCAGGAAGATAGCGGGAACGCCTTGCAGGCAAAAGGCGCCCGGCAGTCACGCCGGGCACCCTGCCGTCAGGATTTGTCCACCGGCTTGGCGGGCGATACGGACGGCAGCACATGGATCACCGCCCGGCTGGCCACGTCGCGCTCTTCCTGCACGGCCTTGAGCCATTCGCGCCACACGGCCACCAGCAACGCCATCAGCACCGGGCCAACGAACAGACCCACCAGACCCATGGTCTGCACACCCCCCACCAATCCCATGAAGGTCGGCAGGAACGGCAGCTTGACCGGGCCGCCCACCAGACGCGGGCGCAGGGTCTTGTCGACAATGAACAGTTCGATCGTGCCCCAGGCAAACAAGGACAGGCCGGCCACCAGGTTGCCCGAGCCGACCAGGTACAAGGACACCAGCGAGAACGCCAGCGGCGCGCCCCCGGGGATCAGCGCCATGAAACCGGTCACCAGACCCAGCAGCACCGGCGACGGCACGCCCGCGATCCAGTAGGCGGTGCCCAGCACCACCGCTTCGCCCACCGCGATCAGCCCCATGCCGGTGACTGTGGCGCTGACCGTTGCCGGCACCACGCGCGAAAACTGCACCCAGCGTGCGGGCAGGATCCGTTCGCCCACGATGTCCAGCTGCGCCACGATGCGGTCGCCGTCCTTGTAGACAAAGAACAGGATGATCAGCATGAACACGATCGTCAGCGCAAAGTGGAAGGCATTGCCCGTCGTGGACAGCACCACGCGGTAGATGTTGCCCAGGTGTTCTCCGCTGATCAGCTGCACCCAGGACCCCAGCGCCTGCGGCTGGCTGAGGTGTTCCTGCCAATAGCCCGACAGCCGGTCACCGACCAGAGGCAGGCCCACCAGCCAGTTCGGCACCGGCATGCCGTAGCGGTTGCCTGCCAGCAGCCAGCCCACGAAATTGCTCGCTTCGTGGATACCGTAGGACGCTGCCAACGACAGGGGCACGACCAGCCCGACCAGG
This window encodes:
- a CDS encoding AI-2E family transporter, with amino-acid sequence MTSPVFSARLVARWLLVLVLAAGVYFFSGFLVPGLAALIIGFASWPLYKKLLRSLGGRNTAAAAVALIVILVGLVVPLSLAASYGIHEASNFVGWLLAGNRYGMPVPNWLVGLPLVGDRLSGYWQEHLSQPQALGSWVQLISGEHLGNIYRVVLSTTGNAFHFALTIVFMLIILFFVYKDGDRIVAQLDIVGERILPARWVQFSRVVPATVSATVTGMGLIAVGEAVVLGTAYWIAGVPSPVLLGLVTGFMALIPGGAPLAFSLVSLYLVGSGNLVAGLSLFAWGTIELFIVDKTLRPRLVGGPVKLPFLPTFMGLVGGVQTMGLVGLFVGPVLMALLVAVWREWLKAVQEERDVASRAVIHVLPSVSPAKPVDKS